In Labilibaculum sp. DW002, one DNA window encodes the following:
- a CDS encoding RnfABCDGE type electron transport complex subunit D encodes MNTKVLVAPSPHIHSGDSIQKNMYGVVFAMLPALLLSFYYFGLGSIIVTLTAVASCYFFEFLIQKYLLKVEPTIKDGSALITGILLAFNMPANLPIWIIIIGALVAIGIGKLTFGGLGNNVFNPALVGRVFLLISFPVQMTSWPKALGFQTSYLDAETGATPLAIIKEGLNKGDSLTDLMAQLPSNMDMFLGNMGGSLGEVAGAALVLGLLYMLVKKIITWHIPVSIIGTVVVFSGILNMASPEAYAGPAFHILTGGLLLGAIFMATDYVTSPMSNKGMLIYGIGIGILSVVIRVFGAYPEGVSFAILIMNAFVPLINVYVKPKRFGEKRK; translated from the coding sequence ATGAACACCAAAGTACTTGTCGCACCATCGCCACACATACACAGTGGAGATTCCATACAGAAAAACATGTATGGTGTGGTTTTCGCGATGCTTCCGGCTCTTCTGTTATCTTTCTATTACTTTGGTTTGGGTTCCATTATTGTTACCCTTACTGCCGTTGCATCATGTTATTTTTTCGAATTCTTAATTCAAAAATATTTACTAAAAGTAGAACCAACTATTAAGGATGGTTCAGCTTTAATTACCGGTATACTCTTGGCCTTTAATATGCCAGCCAACCTTCCAATTTGGATCATTATAATTGGAGCCTTGGTTGCTATTGGTATCGGTAAATTAACCTTCGGGGGATTAGGAAACAATGTTTTCAATCCGGCACTTGTGGGTCGTGTTTTTCTTCTTATCTCCTTCCCTGTTCAAATGACGTCTTGGCCTAAAGCTTTAGGTTTCCAAACTTCATATCTTGATGCAGAGACCGGAGCAACACCACTTGCTATTATAAAAGAAGGCTTAAACAAAGGCGATTCTCTAACCGATTTAATGGCTCAACTTCCATCCAATATGGATATGTTCCTTGGAAACATGGGCGGCTCATTGGGAGAAGTTGCCGGAGCAGCTCTGGTTCTTGGTTTACTTTACATGTTGGTTAAGAAAATTATCACATGGCATATTCCGGTATCAATTATTGGAACAGTTGTGGTATTCTCTGGCATACTTAATATGGCTAGCCCGGAAGCTTATGCAGGTCCTGCTTTCCATATTCTAACTGGTGGTTTATTATTGGGAGCTATTTTCATGGCAACCGACTATGTTACTTCACCAATGTCGAATAAAGGCATGTTGATCTACGGTATTGGAATTGGTATTCTCTCCGTTGTTATTCGTGTATTCGGAGCTTATCCTGAAGGTGTGTCATTCGCTATTCTAATTATGAATGCATTTGTACCACTTATTAATGTGTATGTTAAACCTAAGCGTTTCGGCGAAAAAAGGAAATAA
- the rsxC gene encoding electron transport complex subunit RsxC, whose protein sequence is MLKTFSIGGIHPEENKLSAQSAIQELPIPKIATIPIAQHIGAPAKAIVKKGDEVKVGQVIAQSSGFVSANIHSSVSGTVFKVDDVMDATGFRRTSIIIKVDGDEWLEHIDRSEDLVTEITQTKEEIIKRVGDAGIVGLGGATFPAHVKLSVPPGKTAEVLVINAVECEPYLTSDHRVMLEKADEIMVGIEILMKALEVKKAIIGIENNKPDAIAHMTQVATKYSGIEVCPLKTQYPQGGEKQLISATMKREVPSGALPIEVGAVVQNVGTAFAVYEAIQKNKPLFERVATITGKSLKNPSNWKFRVGTPVSDIIEAAGGLPEDTAKIVGGGPMMGKALVSVDVPLTKGSSGLLLLAEEETARKATKACIRCGKCVSVCPMGLEPYLLMVLADKKEYERLENDAVMDCIECGSCSFTCPATRPLLDYIRLGKGKVGQIMRARK, encoded by the coding sequence GTGTTAAAAACATTTTCAATAGGGGGTATTCATCCGGAAGAAAATAAACTTTCTGCTCAAAGCGCAATCCAGGAATTGCCAATCCCTAAAATAGCAACTATTCCAATTGCTCAACATATTGGAGCTCCTGCTAAAGCAATCGTTAAAAAAGGCGATGAAGTAAAAGTAGGTCAAGTTATAGCTCAATCGTCAGGTTTTGTTTCTGCCAACATTCACTCTTCGGTATCGGGAACGGTATTTAAGGTTGATGATGTAATGGATGCAACTGGTTTCCGCCGTACGTCTATTATCATTAAAGTTGATGGTGATGAGTGGTTAGAACATATCGACAGAAGTGAAGATCTTGTAACAGAAATAACTCAGACTAAGGAAGAAATCATCAAACGTGTTGGAGATGCAGGTATCGTTGGACTTGGTGGTGCGACCTTCCCTGCTCATGTGAAACTTTCAGTTCCTCCTGGTAAAACTGCCGAGGTACTTGTGATCAATGCGGTTGAGTGTGAGCCCTACCTAACTTCTGATCATAGAGTGATGCTTGAAAAAGCAGATGAAATTATGGTGGGAATTGAAATTCTAATGAAAGCTCTTGAGGTTAAAAAAGCAATTATCGGTATTGAGAACAACAAACCAGATGCTATTGCCCACATGACTCAGGTAGCAACTAAATATTCAGGAATCGAAGTTTGCCCTTTAAAGACACAGTACCCTCAAGGTGGTGAGAAACAATTGATTTCTGCTACAATGAAACGTGAAGTTCCTTCCGGAGCACTTCCAATTGAAGTTGGAGCTGTTGTGCAGAACGTAGGAACTGCCTTTGCTGTTTATGAAGCAATTCAAAAAAATAAACCTTTGTTCGAGCGTGTAGCGACTATCACTGGTAAATCATTAAAGAATCCTTCGAACTGGAAATTCAGAGTGGGTACACCTGTTAGCGACATCATTGAAGCAGCTGGAGGACTACCAGAAGATACAGCCAAGATTGTTGGTGGTGGTCCAATGATGGGTAAAGCTCTTGTAAGTGTTGATGTGCCTTTAACAAAAGGTAGCTCTGGTTTACTTTTATTAGCTGAAGAAGAAACCGCTCGTAAAGCAACCAAGGCCTGTATTCGTTGTGGTAAATGTGTTTCAGTTTGTCCTATGGGATTAGAGCCATATTTATTAATGGTATTAGCTGATAAAAAAGAATACGAGAGGCTTGAAAACGATGCTGTAATGGATTGTATCGAGTGTGGTTCTTGTAGTTTTACATGTCCTGCAACCCGACCTCTTTTGGATTATATTCGATTGGGTAAAGGTAAAGTTGGTCAAATTATGAGAGCTAGGAAATAA
- a CDS encoding Fe-S cluster domain-containing protein translates to MNIIVITILALCAIGVAAAIILYFVAQKFKVYEDPRIDEVEEALPAANCGGCGYPGCRGFAEALVKADDISNFNCPVGGAAVMSHVGGILGHDVKAADPTVAVIRCNGTCDNRPKTNIYDGATSCTIAASLYSGDTGCQHGCLGLGECVDACNFDAMYMDKETGLPVIIEDKCVSCGACVKACPNSIIELRKKGPKSRRIFVSCVNKDKGGVAKKACSVACIGCGKCVKECPFDAITLENNLAYIDYNKCKLCRKCVIVCPTNAIHELNFPPRKEKPATKPTAATVKPVAAPKAEAKTEEAPKAKPEPKAKEAKDGTSDNK, encoded by the coding sequence ATGAACATTATAGTAATTACTATTCTTGCTTTGTGTGCTATTGGGGTTGCCGCGGCAATCATCCTTTACTTTGTAGCACAAAAATTCAAAGTGTATGAAGATCCTCGAATTGACGAGGTAGAAGAAGCATTACCTGCTGCCAACTGTGGTGGTTGTGGTTACCCAGGATGTAGAGGTTTCGCTGAAGCATTAGTTAAAGCTGATGATATTTCGAACTTTAACTGTCCTGTTGGTGGAGCTGCAGTCATGTCACATGTAGGAGGTATTTTAGGACACGATGTAAAAGCTGCAGACCCAACTGTTGCTGTCATTCGCTGTAATGGAACATGCGACAACCGTCCTAAAACAAATATTTACGATGGAGCAACATCTTGTACTATTGCAGCATCTCTTTATTCTGGAGACACGGGTTGTCAACATGGATGTTTAGGATTAGGCGAATGTGTTGATGCTTGTAATTTCGATGCCATGTATATGGATAAGGAAACAGGTTTACCTGTAATTATTGAAGACAAGTGTGTATCATGTGGCGCTTGTGTTAAAGCCTGTCCAAACAGCATTATAGAACTTAGAAAGAAAGGTCCTAAAAGTCGTCGTATTTTTGTTTCCTGTGTAAACAAAGACAAAGGTGGTGTCGCTAAGAAAGCTTGTTCTGTAGCTTGTATTGGTTGTGGTAAATGTGTGAAAGAATGTCCATTCGACGCTATTACACTTGAAAATAACCTGGCATATATCGATTACAACAAGTGTAAGTTATGTCGCAAATGTGTTATTGTTTGCCCAACCAATGCGATTCACGAGTTGAATTTCCCACCTCGTAAAGAAAAGCCAGCTACTAAACCTACTGCTGCAACTGTAAAACCTGTTGCTGCACCAAAAGCTGAGGCAAAAACAGAGGAAGCTCCAAAAGCTAAGCCTGAGCCAAAAGCAAAAGAAGCTAAAGACGGAACATCTGATAACAAATAA
- a CDS encoding ATP-binding protein produces MRFRTRVLSGFGLILLFTVSFVVLSIFQVKSLRNESEFIYTHTYKVSNSVRDINTHIQTMESSMKDILLAKTQEEFDQAIDTINFYHLKVMTQFDTVFNRFLGDKRDVGIAYHTFIEWEELRNQIIDLKVSGKELSAKKMVDGVAAVHLNKLKEKTKVMTDFAENKANLIYREATETHTYTLYLFIAISILIVLASIFITYVISESIARPIKKFILKAQAIYQGNTSIRRISEEQLLDHSMTELTQTYTKLQTEIKEREKGEETIRTQYQEIHEYSEKLRLFNEKLEERVNERTTALAESEEKYRNLINGSTDIILVNEYMGDGTSKLIEANDTACVLLGYSREELFNLSLTNFIEDLPKDHIVDSIKRLTREKQFTHEQVFVSKYGKKTPMETVSQLVTLHGKHVILSTSRDITERKHAQQAIVKSERRLKKMIHKSPLPIVITDEKQNIEYFNDKFVELFGYTMQDVKTSDDWYKSCFPIKEYREEVMTKWKNAIAEAIKNQTDIEKQEFHMTIKNGNIRHCEFFMVPFDTSSMIIINDISDIISTQGELVNAKNKAEESDRLKSAFLANMSHEIRTPMNGIIGFADMLRRPGKTPEQHETYIDIIYKSSNQLLKIINDILDISKLDAGQTFIKESECSLNIILDDLHAQYSKENSTDDEIEFTLTKSLSDEEAYVITEDRKLRQVISNLLSNAFKFTSSGYIDFGYHLVDENFLEFFVKDTGIGIPKEKQEIIFERFRQVEETFTRKYGGTGLGLAISKGFVELMGGQIRMETMEDKGTTFYFTVPYNPVEAQNVSIIKPKKSGYKWDDKLILVVEDDETNFKYIEAALKPTKVKILHTISGNKAIELSLRNPTINLVLMDLRLPDINGLEATQSIKKMRDNLPIIAQTANAFREDRNRSIEAGCDDFIAKPFEENNLLATINKYLKKDKKAIL; encoded by the coding sequence ATGAGATTCCGCACGAGAGTGCTTTCCGGTTTTGGCTTAATTCTACTGTTTACGGTATCATTTGTTGTCCTCTCTATTTTTCAAGTAAAAAGCCTTCGCAACGAGTCCGAATTCATTTATACACACACCTATAAGGTTAGTAATAGCGTACGAGACATCAACACGCACATCCAAACCATGGAAAGTTCCATGAAGGATATTCTCTTGGCTAAAACACAAGAAGAGTTCGATCAAGCAATCGATACAATCAATTTTTACCACCTAAAGGTCATGACCCAGTTCGATACTGTATTCAATCGATTCCTTGGCGATAAACGTGATGTTGGAATTGCATACCATACTTTTATTGAATGGGAAGAACTTCGAAATCAGATTATTGATTTAAAAGTTAGTGGCAAGGAACTTAGCGCTAAAAAAATGGTTGATGGTGTTGCGGCTGTTCATCTCAACAAACTAAAGGAAAAAACTAAGGTAATGACAGATTTTGCAGAGAACAAAGCAAATCTGATCTACAGAGAAGCTACCGAAACACATACCTATACGCTATACCTTTTTATTGCCATTTCGATATTAATTGTTCTGGCTAGTATTTTTATCACTTACGTGATATCAGAAAGCATAGCTCGTCCAATTAAAAAATTCATTTTAAAAGCTCAGGCAATTTATCAAGGCAATACATCAATTCGTCGTATAAGTGAAGAACAACTATTGGATCATTCCATGACGGAACTAACCCAAACTTATACGAAACTTCAAACGGAAATAAAAGAAAGAGAAAAGGGAGAAGAAACAATTCGAACTCAATATCAAGAAATTCATGAGTATTCTGAAAAGCTAAGACTATTTAATGAAAAGTTAGAGGAAAGGGTTAATGAAAGAACTACAGCTCTAGCCGAAAGCGAAGAAAAATATCGTAACCTGATTAACGGTAGTACCGATATTATTCTGGTAAATGAATATATGGGAGATGGAACTTCTAAATTAATTGAAGCAAATGATACCGCTTGTGTTCTTCTTGGTTATTCTCGTGAAGAATTGTTCAACTTGTCTTTAACCAACTTTATTGAAGACCTACCCAAAGATCATATTGTTGATTCTATTAAAAGATTGACCAGAGAAAAGCAATTTACGCATGAGCAAGTATTTGTTTCCAAGTACGGTAAAAAAACACCAATGGAAACGGTAAGTCAACTCGTTACACTTCATGGAAAACATGTGATCTTATCTACGTCGCGAGATATTACGGAGCGTAAACATGCACAACAAGCGATTGTAAAAAGTGAACGACGCTTGAAGAAAATGATTCACAAGTCTCCTCTACCGATTGTTATTACTGATGAAAAACAAAATATTGAATATTTCAATGATAAATTTGTTGAACTATTTGGATACACCATGCAGGATGTTAAAACTTCCGATGACTGGTACAAATCTTGTTTCCCGATTAAAGAATACCGTGAAGAGGTAATGACAAAATGGAAAAATGCTATCGCTGAGGCAATAAAGAATCAAACTGATATCGAAAAGCAAGAGTTCCATATGACGATAAAAAATGGAAATATTCGTCATTGTGAATTTTTCATGGTTCCTTTTGACACTTCATCGATGATTATCATTAATGATATATCAGATATTATTTCGACACAAGGAGAGTTGGTTAATGCAAAGAATAAGGCGGAAGAAAGTGATCGTCTTAAATCTGCTTTCTTGGCTAATATGTCGCATGAAATTAGAACTCCAATGAATGGTATTATTGGTTTTGCAGACATGCTTCGCAGACCAGGAAAAACGCCAGAACAGCATGAAACCTATATCGATATCATTTACAAGAGTTCAAACCAACTTCTTAAAATCATAAATGATATTCTTGATATTTCGAAGTTAGATGCTGGACAAACTTTTATTAAAGAATCGGAATGCTCTCTAAATATAATATTAGATGATCTACACGCTCAATATTCAAAAGAGAACAGTACTGATGATGAAATAGAATTCACCCTTACGAAGTCGCTATCGGACGAAGAGGCGTATGTAATTACAGAGGATCGTAAATTGCGTCAGGTAATTTCCAATCTGCTTAGCAATGCCTTCAAATTTACATCTTCTGGATACATTGATTTTGGTTATCATTTAGTAGATGAGAATTTCTTAGAGTTTTTCGTAAAAGACACAGGTATCGGAATTCCGAAAGAAAAACAGGAAATTATTTTTGAACGATTCCGCCAAGTAGAAGAAACTTTTACCAGAAAATATGGAGGAACAGGACTTGGCTTAGCAATATCTAAAGGTTTTGTAGAGTTAATGGGTGGACAAATTAGAATGGAAACGATGGAAGATAAGGGGACGACTTTCTATTTTACGGTACCTTACAATCCTGTAGAAGCTCAAAATGTAAGTATTATCAAACCAAAAAAAAGTGGTTATAAATGGGATGATAAACTTATTCTTGTTGTTGAAGATGATGAAACCAATTTCAAATACATAGAAGCAGCTCTAAAACCAACTAAAGTAAAAATATTACATACAATATCTGGAAATAAAGCCATTGAATTAAGCCTTAGAAACCCAACTATTAATTTGGTATTAATGGATTTAAGATTACCTGATATTAATGGATTAGAAGCAACTCAATCCATCAAGAAAATGAGAGATAACCTCCCAATTATTGCACAAACAGCTAATGCTTTTAGAGAGGATCGTAACCGAAGTATCGAAGCTGGATGTGATGATTTTATAGCGAAGCCATTTGAAGAAAACAATTTACTGGCAACGATTAATAAATATCTTAAAAAAGATAAAAAGGCAATTCTTTAA
- the recG gene encoding ATP-dependent DNA helicase RecG, with protein MSELAGLDIKFLAGVGPKRATILNKELSIYSYEDLLYHFPFKYIDRTKFYAISEIHSKLPYIQVRGEITSIETVGEKRQQRLVAQFTDGKNVLELVWFKGIKYIKASLKPNTEYIVFGKPSEFNRKINVVHPELEESASKNDKLNASLQAFYLTTERMKSSFLNSKAIHKLQENALKSLNGKIPETLPAYLVKHLGLINLHDALFQIHFPENSEVLKKAQYRLKFEELFYIQLNILKKKMKRKILYQGHQFIKIGEYFNAFYNNNLPFELTNAQKRVLKEIRKEVGLGKQMNRLLQGDVGSGKTLVGLMSMLMALDNGCQACLMAPTEILATQHLETICEFLEGLNIKVALLTGSTKQKDRRVIHEQLKSGELQILIGTHALLEDIVQFKNLGFVIIDEQHRFGVAQRAKLWAKNPIPPHILVMTATPIPRTLAMTLYGDLEVSVIDELPPGRKPIQTVHYFENKRQEVYKFMKKQIDLGRQIYLVYPMIKESEKMDFKNLEEGYESVASFFPPEKYGISMVHGKMKPAEKDTEMQRFARGETQIMVATTVIEVGVNVPNASVMIIESTNRFGLSQLHQLRGRVGRGADQSYCILMSDYKLSNESKKRIETMVRTNDGFEIAEVDLKLRGPGDIEGTQQSGIAYDLKIANLAKDGQVLQYARDIAQSILDKDPLLEKEINHTLAKQVKRLSKAQFNWSVIS; from the coding sequence ATGTCTGAATTAGCTGGACTCGACATAAAATTTTTAGCTGGTGTTGGCCCCAAAAGAGCCACCATCCTGAACAAGGAATTATCAATTTATAGTTACGAAGATTTACTATATCATTTTCCTTTTAAATATATTGATAGAACTAAATTCTATGCAATTAGTGAAATCCACTCCAAATTACCCTACATACAGGTACGAGGAGAAATCACAAGCATCGAAACCGTAGGCGAAAAAAGACAACAAAGACTAGTTGCCCAATTTACCGATGGAAAAAATGTATTGGAATTGGTATGGTTTAAAGGCATTAAGTATATTAAAGCTAGCCTCAAACCAAATACAGAATACATTGTTTTTGGTAAGCCATCTGAGTTCAATCGGAAAATAAATGTTGTTCATCCTGAACTTGAAGAGAGTGCAAGTAAAAATGACAAATTAAATGCCTCTTTACAAGCTTTTTATCTTACTACTGAAAGGATGAAAAGCAGTTTTCTTAACTCGAAAGCAATACACAAACTTCAAGAAAATGCGCTTAAGTCATTAAATGGCAAAATACCGGAGACACTTCCTGCTTATTTAGTAAAACACTTAGGTTTAATCAATTTACATGATGCTCTTTTTCAAATTCATTTCCCTGAGAATTCTGAAGTTTTAAAAAAGGCACAATACAGATTAAAATTCGAAGAACTTTTTTACATTCAGCTGAATATTCTGAAAAAGAAGATGAAGCGTAAAATTCTTTATCAGGGACACCAGTTTATTAAAATTGGAGAATATTTCAATGCCTTTTACAATAACAATCTTCCGTTTGAATTGACCAATGCACAAAAGCGCGTATTAAAAGAAATTCGAAAAGAGGTTGGTCTTGGAAAGCAAATGAATCGTTTGCTTCAAGGAGATGTAGGGAGTGGAAAAACCCTTGTTGGACTAATGAGTATGCTTATGGCTCTTGACAACGGATGCCAAGCTTGTTTGATGGCTCCAACGGAAATTCTGGCAACCCAACATCTTGAAACCATTTGTGAGTTTTTAGAAGGCTTAAATATTAAAGTTGCCCTTCTAACAGGATCAACCAAACAAAAAGACAGAAGAGTAATTCACGAGCAACTTAAAAGTGGCGAATTGCAAATTTTGATCGGAACACATGCCTTATTAGAAGATATTGTACAGTTTAAAAACCTGGGCTTCGTTATTATTGATGAGCAACATCGATTTGGCGTAGCACAACGAGCTAAACTATGGGCTAAAAATCCAATCCCACCGCATATTTTAGTTATGACCGCTACTCCTATTCCTAGAACATTAGCGATGACGCTTTATGGTGATTTGGAGGTATCTGTTATCGATGAACTTCCACCAGGACGTAAACCCATTCAAACTGTTCACTATTTTGAGAACAAGCGACAAGAGGTTTACAAATTCATGAAAAAACAAATCGATTTGGGACGTCAGATCTATTTGGTTTATCCTATGATTAAGGAATCAGAAAAAATGGATTTCAAAAACCTTGAAGAAGGCTATGAATCTGTAGCCAGTTTCTTTCCACCTGAGAAGTATGGAATCAGTATGGTTCATGGCAAAATGAAACCTGCAGAAAAAGACACTGAAATGCAACGTTTTGCCAGAGGAGAAACCCAGATAATGGTAGCAACTACCGTTATTGAAGTTGGTGTTAATGTTCCTAATGCCTCTGTCATGATTATTGAAAGTACCAATAGATTCGGCCTATCTCAACTCCATCAGCTTAGAGGGCGTGTTGGTCGTGGTGCCGATCAGTCATACTGTATTCTCATGTCAGATTATAAGCTTTCCAACGAATCGAAAAAACGGATTGAGACCATGGTCAGAACCAACGATGGTTTCGAAATTGCTGAAGTTGATTTGAAACTAAGAGGACCTGGAGATATTGAAGGAACGCAACAAAGTGGAATTGCATATGATCTAAAAATAGCCAATTTGGCAAAAGATGGACAAGTACTGCAATATGCACGTGATATTGCTCAAAGTATACTCGACAAAGATCCATTACTCGAAAAAGAAATCAATCATACACTTGCAAAACAAGTCAAACGTCTAAGTAAAGCTCAATTCAACTGGAGTGTAATCAGTTAA
- the rsxE gene encoding electron transport complex subunit RsxE translates to MTNKENFLKGFFRENAVFTLLLGMCPALGVTSSAINGLGMGLATTFVLIMSNVFISIFSSFIPDKVKIPSFIVIIAAFVTMVDLIMAGYAPALHEQLGVFIPLIVVNCLVLGRAEAFASKNQIFPSIIDGVSMGLGFSMALTMLGAVRELFGAGKMFGITIFSENYGMLIFVLAPGAFIALGYLIAFINKLRKA, encoded by the coding sequence ATGACGAATAAAGAAAATTTCTTAAAAGGTTTTTTTAGAGAAAATGCCGTTTTTACTCTTTTATTGGGTATGTGTCCTGCACTAGGGGTAACTTCTTCGGCAATAAATGGTTTAGGAATGGGCTTAGCCACAACCTTTGTACTAATTATGTCGAACGTGTTTATTTCGATCTTTAGTTCTTTTATTCCTGACAAGGTTAAAATTCCTTCATTTATTGTGATTATTGCAGCCTTCGTAACTATGGTTGATTTGATTATGGCCGGATATGCTCCTGCTTTGCATGAGCAATTGGGTGTATTTATTCCACTGATTGTTGTAAACTGTCTTGTTCTAGGTCGTGCAGAAGCTTTTGCCTCTAAGAATCAAATATTTCCTTCAATTATTGATGGTGTAAGCATGGGACTTGGTTTCTCAATGGCTCTTACTATGCTAGGAGCAGTTCGAGAACTTTTTGGTGCCGGTAAAATGTTTGGTATTACCATTTTTAGCGAAAATTACGGTATGTTGATTTTTGTTCTCGCACCCGGAGCATTTATTGCCCTTGGTTACTTAATCGCATTTATTAACAAACTGAGAAAAGCTTAA
- a CDS encoding SoxR reducing system RseC family protein gives MQDPKKIDHEGTILEIKDGKISVGIVNVSACSGCHAKGACTMSDMKEKSIDVIDYSNKFEVGEKVNLSYRESLGWLAMFLAYVLPFIIVLITLFVATAITENELISGLSALAILIPYYIILTFFKDRLKKTFSFTIHKIVNI, from the coding sequence ATGCAAGATCCCAAAAAGATTGATCACGAGGGGACAATCCTTGAAATAAAGGATGGGAAGATTAGTGTTGGTATCGTAAACGTATCAGCTTGTTCGGGTTGTCATGCAAAAGGAGCATGTACCATGTCCGATATGAAAGAGAAGTCAATCGATGTTATTGATTACAGCAACAAATTTGAGGTAGGTGAAAAAGTTAACTTAAGCTACAGGGAATCTTTAGGCTGGTTAGCCATGTTTCTAGCTTATGTATTGCCTTTTATTATAGTGCTAATTACACTTTTCGTTGCGACAGCAATAACAGAAAACGAATTAATCAGTGGATTATCAGCCTTAGCTATTTTAATCCCTTATTACATTATACTAACCTTTTTTAAAGATCGACTTAAGAAAACGTTTTCGTTCACAATACACAAAATTGTAAATATTTAA
- a CDS encoding RnfABCDGE type electron transport complex subunit G, producing MAGKKESTFINMVLVLFIVTLVASAALGGLYELTKEPIAAAKLAKKLKAIKEVVPEFDNNPSDEMYSVDMPTGDKLEFYPAKKGNKLVGTAVKTFTTNGFSGYIWVMVGFKPDGTINNYSVLEHKETPGLGTKMADWFKNPAKEKASILGKNPATSPFVVSKDNPKGIDAITAATISSRAFLEAVQTAYNEYSKQMKGGTK from the coding sequence ATGGCTGGTAAAAAAGAATCTACATTTATAAATATGGTTCTGGTGTTATTTATTGTAACACTAGTGGCATCAGCTGCTTTGGGAGGCCTTTACGAGCTTACCAAAGAACCGATTGCAGCAGCAAAGCTGGCAAAAAAACTAAAAGCTATTAAGGAAGTTGTTCCTGAATTTGACAACAACCCAAGCGACGAAATGTATTCAGTTGATATGCCTACAGGTGATAAACTTGAATTCTATCCTGCTAAAAAGGGAAATAAATTGGTTGGTACAGCAGTAAAAACCTTCACAACAAACGGCTTTTCCGGATATATCTGGGTTATGGTTGGTTTCAAACCAGATGGTACTATTAACAACTATTCAGTTTTGGAGCATAAAGAAACTCCTGGCTTGGGAACAAAAATGGCCGACTGGTTTAAAAACCCAGCAAAAGAAAAAGCTAGTATCCTAGGTAAAAATCCAGCTACATCACCATTCGTGGTTAGCAAAGATAATCCTAAAGGAATCGATGCAATTACGGCAGCAACTATCAGCTCAAGAGCTTTTCTTGAAGCTGTACAAACTGCATACAACGAGTACTCAAAACAAATGAAAGGGGGAACCAAGTAA
- a CDS encoding electron transport complex protein RnfA: MEFIVIIISAIFVNNVVLAQFLGICPFLGVSKKVSTAVGMTGAVTFVMILATIVTYLIQKYILDAFGIGFMQTISFILVIASLVQLVEIMLKKVSPPLYQALGVFLPLITTNCAILGVAIMTIQKDYNLLEAVVFSGASAIGFGLALVLFAGLREHLDLVDLPKGMKGAPAALVVAGLLAMAFMGFSGIV; this comes from the coding sequence ATGGAATTTATTGTAATTATTATATCAGCCATATTCGTTAATAACGTTGTATTGGCACAATTCCTTGGAATTTGTCCTTTCCTTGGTGTATCTAAAAAAGTATCTACTGCTGTAGGTATGACAGGAGCCGTAACCTTTGTTATGATTCTTGCGACTATTGTAACCTACTTGATTCAAAAATATATCTTAGATGCCTTTGGAATCGGTTTTATGCAAACCATCTCTTTTATTTTGGTTATTGCATCACTTGTTCAGTTAGTAGAGATTATGCTGAAAAAAGTAAGTCCACCCTTATATCAAGCCCTAGGTGTATTCTTACCTTTGATTACAACAAACTGTGCCATTCTTGGTGTGGCTATTATGACCATTCAAAAGGATTACAACTTACTTGAGGCAGTCGTATTCTCAGGAGCTTCAGCAATTGGATTTGGATTAGCTTTAGTGCTATTTGCAGGACTTCGCGAACACTTGGATTTAGTTGATCTTCCAAAAGGAATGAAAGGCGCTCCGGCAGCTCTTGTAGTAGCTGGTCTATTAGCAATGGCATTTATGGGATTCTCAGGAATCGTTTAA